In one window of Hyla sarda isolate aHylSar1 chromosome 1, aHylSar1.hap1, whole genome shotgun sequence DNA:
- the LOC130355298 gene encoding protein kinase C delta type-like isoform X2, with product MILGHPYGSGVDWFAFGAIMHLMLIGENSFRGRSHAQVERKVLEHPATYTQFGPVTGDFLARLFCKDQSQRLGEHGDIHKHLFFASINWQELEACKVESPVTTKQGSLESSTRQRIQVPYSDIWKEPIPEMFQQVFNSVPFVCSAWTENYCNAPYASRHFTNIASIVQICGLQYLHLLLSTTSIRFRIRAAMTSQTSEDAKRTKQHLSSSFLLTWPKVTIICDSTLVNPTNLLGGYKTDLPCCTCKYVACS from the coding sequence ATGATATTGGGTCACCCATATGGCTCTGGTGTGGACTGGTTTGCCTTTGGTGCAATAATGCACCTGATGCTAATAGGAGAAAACTCCTTCCGTGGAAGAAGTCATGCACAAGTGGAAAGAAAGGTCTTAGAACATCCTGCAACTTACACCCAGTTTGGACCTGTCACTGGAGACTTCTTAGCACGGCTCTTCTGTAAAGACCAGTCTCAGAGATTAGGGGAACATGGAGACATCCATAAACATCTCTTTTTCGCCTCTATAAATTGGCAGGAGTTGGAAGCTTGCAAAGTGGAATCTCCAGTCACCACCAAACAAGGTTCCTTGGAGTCATCCACACGCCAGAGGATCCAGGTGCCATACAGTGACATATGGAAAGAGCCCATCCCAGAGATGTTCCAGCAAGTCTTCAATAGTGTGCCATTCGTGTGTTCTGCATGGACAGAAAATTACTGCAATGCCCCCTATGCATCCAGACACTTTACCAACATAGCCAGTATAGTCCAAATCTGTGGGCTGCAATATCTGCACCTTCTACTTTCTACTACATCTATAAGATTTAGGATAAGAGCAGCCATGACATCTCAGACATCTGAGGATGCAAAGAGGACAAAGCAACATCTCAGCTCCAGCTTTCTCTTAACTTGGCCAAAAGTCACCATCATCTGTGACTCCACACTGGTGAATCCAACCAACCTTCTAGGAGGCTATAAGACAG